TGGACGCCGCCGTCGGCGAGGTCCTCACGCAGATCGACGCGGCGATCTACGTCATCGACTGCCTGCCGAACATGAACCCGGCCTCCGTCCGCGAGAAATGTCCGCCGCTCGTCCGCCAGCTCCGCGCCGCGCGCCCGGACACGCCCATCGTGCTCGTCGAGGATCGCCGCAAACCCAACGTCTGGCTCCTGCCCGCGCGCGACCGTTTCCACTCCGACAACCACGCCGCGCTGCGCGAGTGCTTCGTCGCGCTCCAACGCGAAGGCATTGCCGGTCTCCACTATCTGCCCGGCGATGCGCTGCTCGGCGACGACAGCGAAGCCACCACCGACGGCTCGCATCCGAGCGATCTCGGTTTCGTTCGCCAGGCCGACGTTTTCGAACCGGTCCTGCGAAAAATTCTCGGCCCGTAGTCCGCGCCCCCGGTCTGGCGGCGACCGTTCCCCGCCGTCTCCAACCCCAAACCCCGATCCCCATGAACCTCCGCGTTCTGTTCCGTTCGCTCCTCGCCGCCGGCTCGCTGGGCGGCAGCGCCCTCCACGGCGCCACTGGCAATCCGTGGTTCGACGACTTCGTCGCCTACGACAACGCCAAGGGCTCCGCCTACACCGCGCGCACCGACGCCGCCTACCTCGCGTGGCAGGAAAGCTACATGCTGCGCAGCTATCTCAACCTCTACGAAGTGTCGCAGGACACCGCGTGGCTGACCAAGTTCACCAACCACGTCGACACGGTGCTCACCGCCGCGGTCGACCACGACGGTGACGGCTACCGCGACTGGACCACCGCGCGCTATTCGCCGAACCTCGCGCTCAACCCCGGCTTCGAGACCGCCGACGCCGGCGACCCGACGCTGCCGGCCAACTGGACCCGCAGCGGCTCGACCGCCACGACCGCGTTTCGCACGAACGCCTCCGGCGCTTACGTGCCGGGCAACGCCTGCTCGGGCCTCACCTGGGGCGCGGAGCTGATCACCGCCGGCGCCACCCTGCAGCGGCTCTACCACGACATCCCGACCTACCTGCCCAATCACCGTTACGAACTCGCCTTCTCGGCCAAGAACGGCGGCAGCGTCGCCGCGCGCGCGTTCGTCTACGATCGCACCACGAGCACCGTGCTCGGCAGCGCCTTTGCCAACTCCACCAGCTGGAAAAGTTACGCCGTCGAGTTCGTCATGCCCGCCGCCGGCCACGACGTCGAAATCTGGCTGAGCCACGCCACCACCACGACGAGCGGCGACACGGTGTTTTTCGACAACATGCGCGTCTCACCGTTCTTCGCCTATCACGTCGTCGACGGCATGATCGGCACGCCGATCGCCGCGTTCGTCCGTCTTGTGAATCAAAACGCGACCGCGCTCGCCTCGTTTCAAACCCAGGCGAACGGCTATCGCACCTTCCTCGAAAACCACGTGATCGCGAAGTGGGAGGATCCCGCCGGCTTCTACGGCAACACCTGGGTGAACGTCTCCGCCACCGAGGGCTATTACCAGGAACCGACCGGCTACGACACTTTCTCGTCCAACACGTCGTTCAGTCCCCTGCCACACAACCAATCCTTCGCGCTGCTCGGCGTGCAGAGCATCCTCCACGACGTGAACGGCAACACGGCTTACCGCCAAAAGGCCGACCAGTGCGCGACGTTCTTCGCCAACCTGCTCACGATGCAGGGCAGCGCCTACCTGTGGCGCTACGGCACGCACACCGGCGCGAAAATCGAGGACGCATCCCACGCCAACGTCGATTTGGAGTTCATCACTTCGCTCCACCGCGGCGGCCACGTCTTCACCGGCGCGGACCTGACGAAATTCACCGCCACGCTCACCGGCTATGTGTGGAACGGCTCCACCACCGCGCCGTTGCTGCACAACCTCGTCAACGGCACCCAAGGCTCCTATTGCACGGACTACGATTTCTCCCGCGAGATGTGGGGCTGGGTGCCGCTCGCGCAGTTCGACCCGATGGCGTGGTATATCGGCGCCGCGCAATACGCCGCCACCGCGCCCTCCGACCCGAGCGAGGCCGCCACGCTCTCCGAACTCATCAAGTGGGACCCCGTCAAGCTGACCAACCAGGGCTTCGAACTCGCCTCCGCCACCGACCCGACGCTGCCCGCCCGCTGGAGTCGCGTGCTCTCCACTCTCACGACGGCCTACCGCGACGGCGCGAACGCCCGCCGCGGTGCCTATGGCCTGACGCTCGTCGCGAACGGCACGCAGTGGCAGAAACTGAAGCAGCCCTGGACCGACTACGTGGCTGGCGCGACGTATGTCGTGACGCTCGACGCCAAGGTCGACAGCTCCGGCGCCGACGGGCGCGTCTGGATCGTGAACGAAACCGCCGGCACCACCATCGCCAGCTACAACATCACGAGCACGACCTGGACGACGCATTCCTTCAACTTCACCGCCCCCGCCAACGGCACGGACGTTGTCTCCATTCTCCTCGGCCACCGCGACTACACCGTCACCGGCGGCCAGGCGCACTACGACAACGTGTCGATCAAGCGCTCGGGCGATGCTTGGTAGCAAAACGGGCGAGCCCTTGGGGGCTCGACCGGTAGGCGAGGGTGCTCCGGCTGGGGCCGGGGCACCCTTTCGGCCCGCCCGCCACGACCCATTTCACGCGCCTCCGTCAACGGCGCGTGCTGCCGTCGCCCGCCCGCCGGCGAACGGAGTCCGGCGCAGCCTCTCCCTTTCGGCGAGAGGCGCGCTCCAACTAGGCTCTCAGGTCTTCGCCCGCGCGTGCCACGCCGCGAGCACTGCGGCTTCCTTGTCGGCCTTGAGACCGGCCTTCGGTTTCGCGCGCCGGTCGTCGGGCAGCGACTTCCAGAACGCGAGCGTGTCCGCAGCCGTCACCGCGAGCGGACGGAAGGTCAGGCCGGCGGCCACGGACTTCTGCCAGCTCATGCGATGGAAGCCGACCGTCTCGCCCTGACCCGGCACCCAGACGGTAAGCTCGCCCCACGCCTGCACTTTCTGCTGCTCGATAAAATCAGCCGTCACGTGCGTGAAACGCGCGTTGCCGCCCACCGCCGCGCGCACGCCGTGCAGCATCGCGCCGGTCGAGAGCTCGTAGTCGGGACCGTTGCCGTTGAAGGCGCCGAACGCGCGCTGCTCCACCAGCCGCACCATCCACTCGGCGAGGTCGCGGGCGTCGATCAGCTGCACCGGGTCGTCCGCCGGGGGCGCGAGCACTTCCCCGCCCTGCGCGATGCGCACCGGCCAGTAGGTGAAGCGGTCGGTGTCGTCGCCGGGTCCGACGATCAACGTCGGTCGCACGATCGTCGTGATGCCCGGGAACCATTTTTCCGCCTCGGCTTCGCAACCGGCCTTCATCGGGCCGTAGAGGTTCATGTTCGCGAGCAGCGTGGCCCGCGTCTCCTTCATGAGGTCGGGACCGGTGTATTTCGCGAGCGGCGCGGTCTCGTCCATGCCGGCCTTCGCGGTGTCGGCGTAGGCGGAAAGCGACGAGACATAGACGTATTGCTTCACCTTCCCCTGTAAAACACGGCCAGCGTCGCGCACCCAATACGGCACGCTCGTCGGGTTGTCGATGCACGCATCCCACTCGCGGCCCTCGAGCGACTTCAGGTCGCCGGTCTCGCGATCGCCGGTCAGTTCCTCGACCTCCGCCGGCCATTCCTTCGGGCGGCGGCCGCGATTGAAGAGCGTGAGCTTGTGCCCGCGCGCGAGCGCGTAGCGCACCTGATGCGGCCCGATGAAACCCGTGCCGCCGAGGATGAGGATGTTCAACGGCTTCGCCGCGCGCTCGATGCCGCTGAGCGGATCGATGTGCACCGGCTTCGGTTTCGGCGCGGGCGCGGCGGTCTGCGCGGTGGCGCGGTTGAGGAGCGTGGCGGCGCCGGCGAGCGCGCCGAGTTTGAGCATGTCGCGACGATTCATGGGGGTAGTGACGCCACTGTGCGCAACCCGCCGCTCACGCCAACGCGAATCCGGCGAGGAGTCTTCAACCTCCGACGAACGCTGCGCGGCGCGCGACGGCGCGACCGTCGTCGCAGCCCGCTCGACTTCGCCGGCCGGCGCAACAAGCTCCGCGACTTCACGCCATGAAACTACCCCGTCTGCTCGCCACGCTCGCGCTGAGCGTCTCTTCGCTGTGCGCCTTCGCCCTCGCCGCCAACGCCGACTTCGACCGCTGGGCCGAGTCGTTCGCCACCGACTGGGTGCGCGCCAACCCCACTTTCTCCACGATCCAGCAATATCTCCCCGCCGCCGAACAGGACACGCTCGACCGCCAGCTCACGCCGAACACGAAGGAATACCGCGCCGGCCGCGTCGCCGCCGCCAAGGCCGCGCTGGCCGAACTGGCGAAATTCGATCGCGCCACGCTCAGCGCCGACCAGCGCACGTCGGCCGCTACGATCGAATGGTCGCTGCGCGGCATCGTGGAGAGCGAGCCGTTCGCCGACTACAACTTCGTCTTCAACCAATTCGGCGGCCTGCACGTGAACACGGTCAACTTCCTCACGCAGGCCCACCCGATCCGCAACCAGCGCGACGTTGAAAACTACCTCGCGCGCCTCGCGCTCGTCGCCGGCCGCATCGACGAGGGCGTCGCACAGGCGAAGGACGCCGCCGCGCGCGGCCTGCTCATGCCGGACTTCATCACGAAGTCCACGCTCGGGCAGTTCGAGCGCTTCCTCGCCGGCACGCCGCGCGAAAACCGTTTCGTCGCCTCGCTCGACGAACGCGCCGCGAACTTGAAGGACGTAACCGCCGAGGAGCGCGCGCAATTCGTCGCCGCCGCCGAGAAAATCACCGCGGAGCAAATCATCCCGGCGTTCCGCCGCGCCCAAGCTCTGCTGCAAGAACAGTTGCCACATACCACGAGCGACGCCGGCCTCTGGCGCCTGCCGGGCGGCGACAAAGCCTACGCGAACGCCCTGAAGCGCTTCACGACCACCGACCTGACCGCCGAGCAAATCCACCAGCTCGGCCTGCGCGAGGTCGCGCGCATCGAAAAGGAGATGGACGGCTACTTCCGCCAGCTCGGCTACAACGACGGCTCGATCAAGGAGCGCATGGAAAAACTGGAGCACGACCGCCAGCCGACGGAGGCCGACCCGCGCCCGATGATGCTCGCGAAATTCGAGTCGATCCTCCGCGACGCCGAACAGCGCGCAAAGCTCGTCTTCGACCTCACACCGAAGGCCCCCGTCGTCGTGAAACGCGAGCCGCCGTTCACCGAAAAAACCGCCGCCGCCCACTACACCGGCCCCGCGAAGGACGGCTCGCGCCCCGGCATCTTCTGGGCGCCGCTGCCCGGCCCGACCTTCGAAATCGCGACCATGCGCACGCTCGTCTACCACGAGGGCGTCCCCGGCCACCATTTCCAGATCGCGCTCCAGCGCGAGACCGAGGGCCTGCCGCGCTACCGCCGCGACGGCGTATTCAGCGGCGGGTCCGCCTACGCCGAGGGCTGGGCGCTCTACGCCGAGCAACTCGCCGCAGAAAACAACTGGTATGAAGGCGACGTTGTCGGCCGCCTTGGCCAGCTCGACGACGAGCTGTTCCGCGCGCGCCGCCTCGTCGTCGACACCGGCCTCCACGCCTTCAAGTGGACGCGCCAGCAGGCGATCGACTACGGCATCAAGGCCTCCGAGGTGGAGCGCTACGTGATGAATCCCGGCCAAGCCTGCGCCTACAAGATCGGCATGCTGAAAATCCTCGAGCTGCGCGGCCAGGCGCAGCAGGCGCTCGGGCCGAAGTTCGAGATCAAGAAGTTCCACAACCTCGTCCTCCAAACTGGCAACGTCCCGCTCGCCGTGCTCGAACAGGTCGTGAACGAGTGGGTCGCCGCGCAGAAGTAAGCGACGCGACTCGGATTGCCTTCGTGCACGCTCAACCACGCGCGCCGTAGTGTCAGTCGTCACGCCGGTTCCGAGCCGGCCCAGCCGTGGGCCGGCCCGGTACCCCAATAGGTTACCCGGTCCCTCGGACGCACGACCGAGTCGGGAGAGCACGCCGGCGCCCTCGGTAACCTATTAGGTTACTCTGGGTCGGCGACGGTTCGCGGGCGTGGCTGGCCGGCGGGAAGCGGTTACCTTCACGCGTGGCGGCCCTTGAACGTCAGCTCGGCCACGCCGCTCTTGTCGAGGCCGCCGAGGCCGCGCGCGACCATCCGGTCGAACTGCGCCTTCGTCGCCGCGGCGAGCGGCAGCTCGAGGCCGACATCGCGCCCGAGTTGCCAAGCGATGGTCGAATCCTTGGCGGCGTGCGCGGCGGAGAAATAGCAATCGTGCGCGCGGTTCTGCATGTCCTCGCCGTCGGTCTTGAGCACCTGCGAATTCGCGCCGGTCTGCGCGAACACCTCGCGCAACATGTCGAGATCAAGCCCGAGCGCCTGACCGAGGCCTAGACCTTCGGCGAGCGCGGCAGTGTGGATGTTCATGACCATGTTCACGAGCGCCTTCACCTGTGCGGCCTGTCCGGCGGCGCCGATGTAGCGCAGCGCGGAGCTGAGATTTTTCAAAATCGGTTCCACGCGCTCGAACACCGCGCGGTCGCCGCCGCACATGAGGTAAAGCGTGCCGTTGCGCGCCTGCGGGATCGACGAAGCCATGCAGCCTTCGAGCGACGAAGCGCCCGCCGCTTTCGCGCGGCGCTCCACTTCCACGTGCACGCCGGGCGTCAGCGTGGCGCAGTTGACGAAGACCTTGCCGCGCGCGCCCATGAGCAGCGAATCGCCGCTCTCCGCAAACACCGCGAGCTGCGCCGCATCGTCGGTCACGACGGTGAAGATCACGTCCGCCGCCGCGGTCACGTCGGCCAGCCGCGCGGCGGACATCGCACCGATCTCGGCGGCGAGCGCGGCGGAGGTCGGCGCGTGGGCGTCGTAGACCACGGTGACGGCGTAGCCGCAATCCTTGAGGCGGCGCGCCATGTTGCCGCCCATGCGGCCGACTCCGACGAAAGCGATGCGTTCAGACATGTTTGCGTGGTGGGTTGGGCGGTGAACATCCCCATCCCGCGACAAAGTGCCAGCCCGTTGTGCGCGACCGGACCGCCTCCCGCGATTTCGCTTTGCGGAAACGCGCCGCTCGCGCACGGTTCCGCGCCATGCCCCGCTCCACGCCGCCTGGCTACGCTCTCATTGTCCTTTCGCTCGCCTGCACGCTGGCCGCGTCAGCGCAAACCGACGCCGTCCGGCGCGACATCGGCAAGTTCTACGCGCAAAATTGCGCGGCCTGCCACGGCCGCAACCTGCAGGGCGGGCTGGCGCCCTCGCTCCTCGACGACCAGTGGCTGCACGGCGACCGCGACGAGGACATCGCCCGGGTCATCCGCGACGGCGTGAACGACGCGATGGACGGCTACCGCGACGAGTTGAGCGAGGCCGACATTCGCGCGATGGTCATCTTCATCCGCGAGAAACGCGCGGGGTTTTCCTCCTCCGAGTCGCGTCCCGCCCGGCCGCAACCGACGGAGCCGATTGCGAGCGAGCGGCACCGATTCAAGCTCGAGACGGTCGCCGACCGGCTCTCCACGCCGTGGGGCATGGCGTTCCTGCCGGATGGGCGCCTGCTCTTCACGGAGAAATCGGGCCAGCTCCGCGTGATCGAGCGCGGCGTGCTGCGCCCCGAGCCGATTCGCGGCACGCCGGCCGTGCGCGACGCCGGCCAGGGCGGCTTGCTCGAGGTGGCCGTGCACCCGCGCTACGCGGAGAACGGCTGGATCTACCTCGCCTACTCCGACCCCGCGACGCGCAACGGCGAGCCCGTGAGCCTCACCACCCTCGTGCGCGGCAAGCTCCGCGACGGCGCGTGGGTCGAGCAGCAGACAATCTGGCGCGCGCCGCTCGAATTCTACCGGCCCGGCGGCGGCGTGCACTTCGGCTGCCGCATCGTCTTCGATCGCGACGGCTACCTGTTCTTCTCGCACGGCGAGCGCGGCCGGCAGGAAAACGCGCAGGATCTCAAGTTGCCCAACGGAAAGATCCACCGCCTTCACGACGACGGCCGCATCCCGGAGGACAATCCGTTCGCGAAGCAGCCCGGCGCGTTCGCCTCGATCTGGACCTACGGCAACCGCAACCCGCAGGGCCTCGCGCTCGACCCGCGCGACGGTTCGCTCTGGGAAACCGAGCACGGCCCGCGCGGCGGCGACGAGCTGAACCTCATCCGGCGCGGCGCGAACTACGGCTGGCCCGTCATCACCTACGGCATGAACTACAACGGCACGCCGATCACGGCGACCACCGCGAAGGACGGCATGGAGCAGCCGGTCACGCACTGGACGCCGTCGATCGCGGTGTGCGGCATCGATTTCTACACCGGCGACAAGTTTCCCGGCTGGAAGCACAACCTGCTCGTCACCGCCCTCGCGCAACAGGAGTTGCGCCGCGTCGTGATCGACGGCGGCAAGGTCACGCACCAGGAAATCCTCCTCAAGGATTTCGGCCGCGTGCGCGACGTGCAGACCGGCCCCGACGGCACCATCTACGTCGCGCTCAACCAGCCCGACCGCATCGTGCGGCTGGTGCCGACTCAGTGAGGAGCCTCCGCCGCGGGCGAAACGCGCGCGAGTTCGGGCAACCTTCGCCCCGTCTTTAGCTTTGCGGCGGCGCGCGTGCGCGTCTTGCGTCGAGGCGGTCGCCCCAGCCCCGCTCCGCGCATGATCTTCCTGCTCCGCCTTCTGCTTCGCCTCGTTTTCCGTTTCCGCGTGGAAGGCGCCGAGGCGTTGCGCGGCCCGGGCCCCATGCTCCTTTGCCCGAACCACACCTCGTGGCTCGACTGGGCGTTCGTGCTCGTGTGCCTCGACGACGACTGGAAGTTCGTCGCGTCGTCCACCACCGCACAGGCCACGTGGATCCATCGCAAGATGATGATCAACTCGCGGACGTTCCCAGTGGACAACACCTCGTCGTTCGCCGTCCGCGGCATGGCCGAACACCTCGAAAAGGGCGGCAAGCTCGTGCTCTTTCCGGAGGGCCGCATCTCGAGCACGACGGCCCTCATGCGCGTCTACGATGGCACCGCGTTCCTCGTGCACCGCAGCGGCGCGAAGGTCATCACCTGCTACCTGCGCAACGCCGTCCGCGTGAAATGGGTCCGCCACAAGGGCTGGACGCAATGGTTCCCGCGCGTGTCGGTGCATTTCAGCGCGCCGCTCACCGCGCCCGACACGTCGACGCTGGCGCACAACGTCGCCCGCCAGAAGATCACGCAATGGCTGCGCGACCAGATCATGCTGCAGCAATTCGACGCCGAGATGCGCTGCGGCCCGGCCACGCTGCCCGCCATGATCGCCGCGACCGCCCGCGCGCTGCCGCACAAGATCGCGCTGGAGGACATCTCGTTCACGGAGTTCACCTATTCGCGCCTCATGGTCGCGACCGACGTGCTCCAGCGCACGCTCGGCCGCCATCTCTCGTCCGCGCGCGGCGAGCGCATCGGCGTGATGCTGCCCACGGTCAACGGCGCGGTGACGACCGTCCTCGCGCTCTGGTCGCTGGGGAAGACGCCGGCGTTCCTCAACTACTCGACCGGCCCCGCCGTGATGCTCGCGTGCGCGCAACTCGCCGGGCTGAAGCAGGTGCTCACTTCACGCGCGTTCCTTGAGAAGGCGAAGATCAACCTCCAGCCGCTGCAGGACGCCGGCCTGGAATTCATCTACCTTGAGGATGTCCGCGCCGAGGTGACCGGGCCCGTGAAACTCGCCGCGGCGGCGCGCAACTTCCTCTCGTTCGCCCACGCGCTCACGCATGCCCCGGTCGACGCGACCGACACGGCGGCGGTGATCTTCACCAGCGGCTCCGAAGGCGTGCCGAAGGGGGTCGAACTCTCGCATCGCGGCATGCTCGCGAATCTCCGGCAGATTTTCGCCGCCGCCGACCTGCGCGACGACGACCGGTTCTTCAACGCGCTGCCGTTCTTCCACAGCTTCGGCCTCGTCGGCGGCATCGTCGCGCCACTCGTGCGCGGCTGCTACGTGTTCAATTATCCGTCGCCGCTGCACTACCGCATCGTGCCGACCGTCGTCTACGAGAAGAACTGCACGATTCTCCTCGGCACGAACACGTTTCTCAATGGCTACGCGCGCAAGGCGCATCCCTACGACCTCCAGACGGTGCGCTACCTCGTCGCCGGCGCGGAAAAGGTGCAGACCGCGACCTTCGAGACCTACGCGCGCAAGTTCGGCGTGCGGATCCACGAAGGCTACGGCGCCACCGAGTGCGGCCCGGTCGTGTGCATCAACACGAAGATGGACCCGCGCACTGAGACCGCCGGCCGTTTGCTGCCGGGCGTCGAATATCGGATCGAACCCGTCGTCGGCGTGCCCGAGGGCGGCCAGCTGTTCGTGCGCACGCCCGCGATGATGAAGGGTTACCTCAATGCCGACGCGAACGCGAAGTTCCAGGTGCTCGGCGGCTGGTATGATACGGGCGACATCGCGAAGATCGACGCCGACGGCTACGTCACCGTGCTCGGCCGCCTCAAACGCTTCGCCAAGGTCAGCGGCGAAATGATTTCGCTCACGGCCGTGGAGGACGCGCTCGCCGGGGCATTCGCCGCGCAATTCGGCGCACGCTGCACGATCGCGATCGTCGCCGTGCCCGACGCCGAGAAGGGCGAGAAGCTCGTCGCGCTGGCCAACGAGCCGCGCCTGCAACTCGCCGACGTCCGCGCCGCCGTGCGCGCGAAGGGCCTGAGCAATCTCTGCGCGCCACGCGAACTGCGCTTCGTGCACGCGATCCCCAAGCTTGGCTCCGGCAAGACGGACCATCGCGAACTGCTGCGGCTCCTGCAGGCTGGCGAGACCACGCCCGCACAGGCGGCCCCGGCGGCCGGCTGACGCGAGTCGAACGCCCGGCTCCACTTGCGCCGCCACAGTCCGGCCCGAAATATTCGCCGAACAGCCACTGGTGCCACGGCACCATTCGGGTAATCTCACCGCATGTCCGATGCCTTCAACCTCGACGCCTACTGCGCCCGCATCGGCTACACCGGTTCGCGCGAACCGACTCTCGCGACGCTGCACGCGCTGGCGTTTCACCACGCGACCGCGATCCCGTTCGAAAACCTCGACGTGCTGCTCGGTCGCCCGATCGTCCTCACGCCCGCCGCGCTCGTGGCCAAGCTCGTGCACGCGCGACGCGGCGGCTATTGCTTCGAGCAAAACGGCCTGCTGCTACTCGCGTTGCGCGCGCTCGGCTATCGGGTGACGCCGCTCGGCGGCCGGGCCCGCTGGCAATTGCCGCGCGATTTCGTGCCGCCGCGCACGCACCTCATTCTCCGCGTGCATCTCGCCGGCGGCGACTGGATCGCCGATTGCGGCCTCGGTTCAGCCTCGCTCACCGGCGCCATTCCGCTGACGTTCGACGAGCCGCACGGGACGCCGCACGAAGCCCGGCGCCTCGTGCGCGAGGAGGATGGCCGGATTTTCCACCAGACGCGCCTGGAGGACGGATGGGCGGACGTCTGCGAGTTTTCCCTCGCCGAGATACACCCGATCGACTGCGAGGTGGCCAATTGGTGGACGAGCACCAACCCGACCTCGAAATTCAAACAGGACCTGATGGTCGCGCTCGCGCAGACCGATGGCACGCGGAAGGCGATCCGCACCGGCGTCTTCACGCATCGGCGCGGCGCGGAGATCCTGCACCAGCGCACAATCGAGTCCGCCGCCGACCTGCTCGCGCTGCTTGCGGAACACTTCGGCCTCCCTTTCCCGCCAGACACGCGCTTCGGTCCGCCCGATGCGCCGTGGGCACGCTAGTCGCGCTGCACGCTCACCGTGAAAGTCCCGCCATCCGGGTGTCTGGTCACCACGACCAAGATTGCGCCCGCATCGATGCAGCGCTGCACAAAGGCGCCAACTTCGGACTGTGGGATGTTTTCGTGCCGCTCCATGAGAATCATCTAATCCGCAAATCTACCCGCCGACCGCGTCAGCCGCAGGAGGGAAAACCGCCTAACTTTAGGTGCTCCGCGAGACGGGCCGGCCGCACTCGCCCGCACCGGCGCCCGGTTCGGATTCAGGCCACGGGCGGCGGCGGCTCGCGGCCTTCGCTGAGTTCGATGAGGTCGAAGGAGGTGCTGGCCGCCACGTGCGCCAGACCGGCTTCCCGTTTCAGAGTCTCCAGGTAGGCGGTGACACGATCGTTCCACCCGAGCTTTCTCGCGTGCTCGTTCCAGACCATCGCCTGAGTGCGATTGGGCCGTAACCCGCGCGCAAAGATCCACTCGGCAATTTCGGTGTCGTCGCCGCCTTGCCGCACCCGCGCCTCGATCTCGGCGAAGGGAACACCGAGAAATCCGCAGATCTGTCCGTCGAGTCCGACCGGCAACCCGTAGTGGCTGTGATAGTCCGCTGGGAGGTCGCCGGCGTGCATGAGCCGGATCTTGTCGAGCATCCGACCGAGGTAATGCAGGCCGCCGACGACCGAATCGTAGGGCTGCGCAAACTGTAGACGTGGGGCATATCGATGAAACGACGGCCCGCTCTCGTTCGATGCGCGAATTTCAGCGGACATCGACGGCCCCAATGCGCGGCTTTGAATTTATCAAATCACGCTCCCGCCGCGCTCTCGCTATACTGCGGGCATGAACCCTCGCAAACTCCTCACCCTTCTCCTCGCACCCGCGCTGGCGCTCGTCGCCCACGCTTCCAACGCCCCGACCGGCAAGGTCGGCGTCTACGACTCGCGCGTCGTCGCCTACGCGCACTTTCTGCAACCCGCCCAGCAGGCGGCGATCAAAAGCATGATCACTGAAGGCCGCGCGGCCAAAGCCGCGGGCGACACGGCGCGCTTCACTGAGCTGGAAAAGAAGGTCGTCGCCGGCCAGCGGAAGATGCACCTCCAAGTCTTCAGCACCGCTCCGATCCCGGAAACGTTGGCGGCGATGCAGGACCGCGTCGCTGAAGTCCAGCGCGAGGCGGGCGTC
This portion of the Opitutia bacterium genome encodes:
- a CDS encoding epimerase → MNRRDMLKLGALAGAATLLNRATAQTAAPAPKPKPVHIDPLSGIERAAKPLNILILGGTGFIGPHQVRYALARGHKLTLFNRGRRPKEWPAEVEELTGDRETGDLKSLEGREWDACIDNPTSVPYWVRDAGRVLQGKVKQYVYVSSLSAYADTAKAGMDETAPLAKYTGPDLMKETRATLLANMNLYGPMKAGCEAEAEKWFPGITTIVRPTLIVGPGDDTDRFTYWPVRIAQGGEVLAPPADDPVQLIDARDLAEWMVRLVEQRAFGAFNGNGPDYELSTGAMLHGVRAAVGGNARFTHVTADFIEQQKVQAWGELTVWVPGQGETVGFHRMSWQKSVAAGLTFRPLAVTAADTLAFWKSLPDDRRAKPKAGLKADKEAAVLAAWHARAKT
- a CDS encoding DUF885 domain-containing protein, whose product is MKLPRLLATLALSVSSLCAFALAANADFDRWAESFATDWVRANPTFSTIQQYLPAAEQDTLDRQLTPNTKEYRAGRVAAAKAALAELAKFDRATLSADQRTSAATIEWSLRGIVESEPFADYNFVFNQFGGLHVNTVNFLTQAHPIRNQRDVENYLARLALVAGRIDEGVAQAKDAAARGLLMPDFITKSTLGQFERFLAGTPRENRFVASLDERAANLKDVTAEERAQFVAAAEKITAEQIIPAFRRAQALLQEQLPHTTSDAGLWRLPGGDKAYANALKRFTTTDLTAEQIHQLGLREVARIEKEMDGYFRQLGYNDGSIKERMEKLEHDRQPTEADPRPMMLAKFESILRDAEQRAKLVFDLTPKAPVVVKREPPFTEKTAAAHYTGPAKDGSRPGIFWAPLPGPTFEIATMRTLVYHEGVPGHHFQIALQRETEGLPRYRRDGVFSGGSAYAEGWALYAEQLAAENNWYEGDVVGRLGQLDDELFRARRLVVDTGLHAFKWTRQQAIDYGIKASEVERYVMNPGQACAYKIGMLKILELRGQAQQALGPKFEIKKFHNLVLQTGNVPLAVLEQVVNEWVAAQK
- a CDS encoding NAD(P)-dependent oxidoreductase, yielding MSERIAFVGVGRMGGNMARRLKDCGYAVTVVYDAHAPTSAALAAEIGAMSAARLADVTAAADVIFTVVTDDAAQLAVFAESGDSLLMGARGKVFVNCATLTPGVHVEVERRAKAAGASSLEGCMASSIPQARNGTLYLMCGGDRAVFERVEPILKNLSSALRYIGAAGQAAQVKALVNMVMNIHTAALAEGLGLGQALGLDLDMLREVFAQTGANSQVLKTDGEDMQNRAHDCYFSAAHAAKDSTIAWQLGRDVGLELPLAAATKAQFDRMVARGLGGLDKSGVAELTFKGRHA
- a CDS encoding PQQ-dependent sugar dehydrogenase, whose translation is MPRSTPPGYALIVLSLACTLAASAQTDAVRRDIGKFYAQNCAACHGRNLQGGLAPSLLDDQWLHGDRDEDIARVIRDGVNDAMDGYRDELSEADIRAMVIFIREKRAGFSSSESRPARPQPTEPIASERHRFKLETVADRLSTPWGMAFLPDGRLLFTEKSGQLRVIERGVLRPEPIRGTPAVRDAGQGGLLEVAVHPRYAENGWIYLAYSDPATRNGEPVSLTTLVRGKLRDGAWVEQQTIWRAPLEFYRPGGGVHFGCRIVFDRDGYLFFSHGERGRQENAQDLKLPNGKIHRLHDDGRIPEDNPFAKQPGAFASIWTYGNRNPQGLALDPRDGSLWETEHGPRGGDELNLIRRGANYGWPVITYGMNYNGTPITATTAKDGMEQPVTHWTPSIAVCGIDFYTGDKFPGWKHNLLVTALAQQELRRVVIDGGKVTHQEILLKDFGRVRDVQTGPDGTIYVALNQPDRIVRLVPTQ
- a CDS encoding AMP-binding protein: MIFLLRLLLRLVFRFRVEGAEALRGPGPMLLCPNHTSWLDWAFVLVCLDDDWKFVASSTTAQATWIHRKMMINSRTFPVDNTSSFAVRGMAEHLEKGGKLVLFPEGRISSTTALMRVYDGTAFLVHRSGAKVITCYLRNAVRVKWVRHKGWTQWFPRVSVHFSAPLTAPDTSTLAHNVARQKITQWLRDQIMLQQFDAEMRCGPATLPAMIAATARALPHKIALEDISFTEFTYSRLMVATDVLQRTLGRHLSSARGERIGVMLPTVNGAVTTVLALWSLGKTPAFLNYSTGPAVMLACAQLAGLKQVLTSRAFLEKAKINLQPLQDAGLEFIYLEDVRAEVTGPVKLAAAARNFLSFAHALTHAPVDATDTAAVIFTSGSEGVPKGVELSHRGMLANLRQIFAAADLRDDDRFFNALPFFHSFGLVGGIVAPLVRGCYVFNYPSPLHYRIVPTVVYEKNCTILLGTNTFLNGYARKAHPYDLQTVRYLVAGAEKVQTATFETYARKFGVRIHEGYGATECGPVVCINTKMDPRTETAGRLLPGVEYRIEPVVGVPEGGQLFVRTPAMMKGYLNADANAKFQVLGGWYDTGDIAKIDADGYVTVLGRLKRFAKVSGEMISLTAVEDALAGAFAAQFGARCTIAIVAVPDAEKGEKLVALANEPRLQLADVRAAVRAKGLSNLCAPRELRFVHAIPKLGSGKTDHRELLRLLQAGETTPAQAAPAAG
- a CDS encoding arylamine N-acetyltransferase yields the protein MSDAFNLDAYCARIGYTGSREPTLATLHALAFHHATAIPFENLDVLLGRPIVLTPAALVAKLVHARRGGYCFEQNGLLLLALRALGYRVTPLGGRARWQLPRDFVPPRTHLILRVHLAGGDWIADCGLGSASLTGAIPLTFDEPHGTPHEARRLVREEDGRIFHQTRLEDGWADVCEFSLAEIHPIDCEVANWWTSTNPTSKFKQDLMVALAQTDGTRKAIRTGVFTHRRGAEILHQRTIESAADLLALLAEHFGLPFPPDTRFGPPDAPWAR